In the Methylophilus sp. 5 genome, one interval contains:
- a CDS encoding ammonium transporter: MKKILSMLSLVALIGLAATPVSYAEETVTETITVQETVTPDAAPAAEAPAAEAAPAAAEAAPTLDVGNTAFMIIATVLVILMTIPGLALFYGGLVRQKNMLSVLMQVFVVFSLVSVLWAAYGYSMAFSEGNAIVGGLSKAFLSGITTDSLTGTIPEYVFLTFQMIFAALTPALIVGGFAERMKFSAVLLFTALWVTFAYVPMAHMVWGGGYLAELGAKDFAGGTVVHINAGVAALVGALLLGKRIGYGKEAMPPHNLVMTMIGASLLWVGWFGFNVGSELAADATAGMVLVNTQLATAAAVLGWIFAEWLFRGKPSMLGAASGAVAGLVAITPACGFIGPMGSIILGFTASFVSLWGVTKLKGALGYDDSLDVFGVHGLAGIWGAVGTGVLMAPGLGGVGYAEGVTMGGQVTTQIIAVVVTLIWTGIVSVILYKVVDAVVGLRVSEEYEREGLDTTEHGERAYSL, encoded by the coding sequence ATGAAGAAAATTCTTTCCATGTTGTCACTGGTCGCTTTGATCGGCCTGGCAGCAACCCCAGTCAGTTATGCTGAAGAAACTGTGACAGAAACAATCACAGTACAAGAAACAGTCACCCCTGATGCAGCACCCGCGGCCGAAGCGCCTGCTGCAGAAGCTGCACCTGCCGCCGCTGAGGCTGCGCCAACACTGGACGTGGGTAACACCGCATTCATGATTATTGCCACTGTGCTGGTGATTTTGATGACTATCCCTGGTCTGGCTTTGTTCTATGGTGGTTTGGTGCGTCAGAAAAACATGCTTTCTGTGTTGATGCAAGTGTTTGTGGTGTTCTCTCTGGTGTCTGTGCTGTGGGCGGCTTATGGCTACAGTATGGCGTTCAGCGAGGGTAATGCCATTGTTGGTGGCTTGAGCAAAGCATTTTTGTCAGGCATTACAACAGACAGCTTGACTGGCACAATTCCTGAGTATGTCTTCCTGACCTTCCAGATGATTTTTGCTGCGCTGACTCCGGCACTGATCGTTGGTGGCTTTGCAGAGCGTATGAAGTTCTCTGCTGTATTGTTGTTTACAGCGTTGTGGGTGACTTTTGCTTACGTACCAATGGCACACATGGTATGGGGCGGTGGCTACCTGGCTGAGCTGGGCGCTAAAGACTTCGCCGGTGGTACTGTGGTGCACATCAATGCTGGTGTGGCTGCGCTGGTGGGTGCTTTGCTGTTAGGCAAACGTATCGGTTACGGTAAAGAAGCGATGCCTCCGCACAATCTGGTGATGACCATGATTGGTGCTTCATTGTTGTGGGTGGGTTGGTTCGGCTTCAACGTAGGTAGCGAGCTGGCTGCAGATGCAACAGCAGGTATGGTGTTGGTGAATACACAATTGGCAACAGCTGCTGCGGTATTGGGCTGGATTTTTGCCGAGTGGTTGTTCAGAGGCAAGCCAAGCATGTTGGGTGCTGCATCAGGTGCGGTTGCTGGCCTGGTTGCAATTACGCCTGCCTGTGGTTTCATCGGTCCGATGGGTTCTATCATTCTGGGCTTCACTGCCAGCTTTGTCAGCCTGTGGGGCGTGACCAAGTTGAAAGGTGCGCTGGGTTATGATGACTCGCTGGATGTATTCGGTGTGCACGGCTTGGCGGGTATCTGGGGTGCAGTAGGCACTGGCGTGCTAATGGCTCCTGGCTTGGGTGGTGTTGGTTATGCCGAAGGCGTGACCATGGGTGGTCAAGTGACGACTCAAATCATCGCAGTGGTGGTGACATTGATCTGGACTGGTATCGTCAGCGTGATTCTTTACAAAGTGGTTGATGCCGTGGTTGGTTTGCGCGTCAGTGAAGAGTACGAGCGCGAAGGCCTGGATACAACAGAGCATGGTGAGCGCGCTTACAGCCTGTAA
- a CDS encoding peptidase domain-containing ABC transporter, which translates to MANLTPSLLSPVQRVLKLASFEKQDILLLVYLTLAYGVLGIATPVAVQTMVNIVTMGGVLQPLYVVGFILFCLLGLSGAIYAIESFIVELIQRRVFVRHSLLIAQNTQQIHISVYDQHNPVELVNRYFDIQTVQKSVATLLTVGLTALLQGLIGSVVLLFYSLYFGILVILMLIVLWAIVFLLGKQAENTALKESKAKYDMAAWLENIARNRWLSKFYGAKQRTTQNTEVLAQNYLGARVQHFRVLMIQLIGAVGMYAVIGTGMLILGGTLVIKGQINLGQFVAAELIIFGVLSAFVRFVTKLEYFYDLLAAVDKLGVLETLPVEAVGEHPSSLDGYQPLQVAGLGFSHHGQPSLVKDVSFELQRGQSLAILGALGSGKSTLLELITGLRQPAQGYVSYRGIDLRQLNVDHLRDRIGVANKVEWQHGSILDNLRLNRADIKLDAMVEVLQMLGLWADISQLPKGIDTVLTDYGAPMTYTQLQRLMLARAIIGRPDLLIIDGLLDGLGQQELDQVLTLLKRHQSQWMLLVTTRFPHIAQQFQQVITLDSHRGQTGGQHA; encoded by the coding sequence ATGGCAAATCTGACTCCCTCCCTTTTGAGCCCGGTGCAACGGGTACTAAAACTAGCCAGCTTTGAAAAGCAGGATATTCTGCTACTGGTTTATCTGACACTCGCCTACGGTGTGCTCGGCATCGCCACACCAGTCGCGGTGCAAACCATGGTCAATATCGTCACTATGGGCGGCGTGCTGCAGCCCCTCTATGTAGTGGGTTTTATCCTGTTTTGCCTGCTGGGATTGTCGGGGGCGATTTACGCGATTGAGAGCTTTATAGTCGAGTTGATTCAGCGTCGGGTGTTTGTGCGCCACAGTTTACTGATTGCGCAGAACACGCAGCAGATTCATATTTCGGTCTACGATCAACACAACCCGGTCGAACTGGTGAACCGCTATTTTGATATCCAGACGGTGCAAAAGTCGGTGGCCACTTTGCTCACGGTGGGCCTCACCGCCTTGCTGCAAGGTTTGATTGGTAGCGTGGTGTTGTTGTTTTACAGTTTGTATTTCGGCATTCTGGTGATCCTGATGCTGATTGTGTTGTGGGCCATTGTGTTTTTGCTTGGCAAGCAGGCAGAAAACACTGCACTTAAAGAGTCAAAAGCCAAGTATGACATGGCCGCCTGGCTAGAGAATATTGCGCGTAACCGCTGGTTATCCAAATTTTATGGCGCTAAACAGCGCACCACACAAAATACTGAAGTGCTGGCACAAAACTATCTGGGTGCCAGAGTGCAGCATTTTAGAGTGTTGATGATTCAATTGATCGGGGCTGTGGGCATGTACGCCGTGATTGGCACCGGCATGCTGATTTTGGGCGGCACGCTGGTGATCAAAGGCCAGATCAACCTCGGCCAGTTTGTGGCTGCAGAGTTGATTATTTTTGGTGTGTTGTCAGCTTTTGTCCGTTTTGTGACCAAGCTTGAGTACTTTTACGATTTGCTGGCTGCAGTCGATAAGCTAGGTGTGCTGGAAACCTTGCCGGTAGAGGCGGTCGGTGAGCATCCTTCTAGCCTGGATGGCTACCAGCCGTTGCAGGTTGCTGGGTTGGGCTTTAGCCACCATGGCCAGCCATCGCTAGTGAAAGACGTTAGTTTTGAGTTGCAACGCGGCCAGAGCCTGGCGATTTTAGGCGCATTGGGCAGCGGTAAAAGCACCTTGCTTGAACTTATCACTGGCCTGAGGCAGCCTGCGCAAGGCTATGTCAGTTATCGCGGCATTGATTTACGCCAGCTCAATGTCGACCATCTGCGCGACCGTATTGGGGTGGCTAACAAGGTTGAATGGCAACATGGGTCGATTTTGGATAACTTGCGCCTGAACCGGGCAGACATCAAGTTGGATGCCATGGTGGAAGTATTGCAAATGCTGGGGCTGTGGGCCGACATCAGCCAGCTGCCCAAGGGCATAGACACAGTCTTGACCGATTATGGCGCCCCCATGACTTATACCCAGTTGCAGCGCCTGATGCTGGCCAGGGCAATCATAGGACGCCCGGACTTGCTGATTATTGATGGCTTGCTGGATGGCTTAGGCCAGCAAGAGCTGGATCAGGTATTGACCTTGCTTAAACGCCATCAGTCGCAATGGATGTTGCTGGTGACGACACGCTTCCCGCATATTGCACAGCAATTCCAGCAGGTGATTACCCTCGATAGCCATCGCGGCCAGACGGGAGGTCAGCATGCATGA
- a CDS encoding HlyD family secretion protein, translated as MHDQLQMSLMRTVQTPQHLRVWIKRLAWLLVGLPTMFLFLPWQQNVTALGKVTAYSPSERVQTIDAPVNGLINRWHVQEGSQVKEGDLLLEIADTDPNFKQRLEAQRDNLQSKLGAKQDELRAYELQKQNLTAARDAKISAAQYKLDVANQKIRSSQEAVNAAQATLDAASLQVNRLQRLFADGLVSKRDLEVAERDHIIASRHLNSAQAQWQSAKAEASSAAADIQQTRSDTQAYLDSTSAVINKIRGETADSENGLHNAEISLARQNMQRIVAPRDGTIFRLPVNSQSQIIKQGDPLLVIVPHTSQRAVELWVDGRDAPLITSRSSVRLEFEGWPAIQVPGWAQVGVGTFEGEISFVDPTDNGSGHFRMMVVHKAGTPEWPSARFLRQGISAKGWVLLERVTIGYELWRLLNGFPPRIPPEPVPLNQAGGKPA; from the coding sequence ATGCATGATCAATTGCAAATGTCGCTGATGCGCACGGTGCAAACGCCCCAGCATTTACGGGTGTGGATTAAGCGCCTGGCCTGGTTGCTGGTGGGGCTGCCGACCATGTTTTTGTTTTTGCCATGGCAGCAGAATGTGACTGCCTTAGGCAAGGTGACGGCTTACTCCCCCTCTGAGCGCGTGCAAACCATAGATGCGCCTGTGAATGGCCTGATTAATCGCTGGCATGTGCAAGAAGGCTCGCAAGTGAAAGAAGGTGATTTATTGCTGGAAATCGCCGACACTGACCCTAACTTTAAACAGCGCCTGGAAGCACAACGCGATAATTTGCAGAGCAAACTGGGCGCCAAGCAGGATGAGTTGCGCGCTTATGAGCTGCAAAAGCAGAATTTGACGGCGGCACGCGATGCCAAGATTTCTGCGGCGCAATACAAGCTGGATGTGGCTAATCAAAAAATCCGCAGTAGCCAGGAGGCGGTGAATGCAGCACAGGCGACGCTGGACGCCGCGAGCTTACAAGTGAACCGCTTGCAGCGCTTGTTTGCGGATGGGCTGGTATCGAAACGTGATCTGGAGGTGGCTGAGCGTGATCATATTATTGCTAGCCGCCACCTCAATAGTGCGCAGGCGCAATGGCAATCGGCCAAAGCAGAAGCGAGTTCTGCCGCGGCGGATATTCAGCAGACACGCTCAGATACCCAGGCCTACCTGGATTCGACCTCTGCTGTGATCAACAAGATTCGCGGTGAAACGGCAGACAGTGAAAACGGCCTGCATAACGCCGAAATTTCACTGGCGCGACAAAATATGCAGCGCATTGTGGCACCCAGAGACGGCACCATTTTCAGGCTGCCGGTCAACTCGCAATCACAGATTATCAAGCAGGGTGACCCCTTGCTGGTGATTGTGCCGCACACCTCCCAGCGCGCGGTTGAGCTGTGGGTCGATGGCCGCGACGCGCCATTAATTACTTCGCGCAGTAGTGTCAGGCTGGAGTTTGAAGGCTGGCCTGCGATACAAGTCCCTGGCTGGGCGCAGGTCGGTGTGGGCACCTTTGAAGGTGAGATTTCCTTTGTAGACCCGACTGACAATGGCAGTGGCCACTTTCGCATGATGGTGGTACACAAAGCGGGCACGCCAGAGTGGCCTTCTGCCAGGTTTTTGCGCCAAGGTATCAGCGCCAAAGGCTGGGTGCTGTTAGAGCGTGTAACCATAGGCTATGAATTGTGGCGCTTGTTAAATGGCTTCCCACCACGTATTCCGCCTGAGCCGGTGCCATTAAATCAAGCCGGAGGAAAACCGGCATGA
- a CDS encoding TolC family protein, with product MTRWPVLAMFCLACPWTALLADEMTDTRARQRLQKPEGRALETYSQQPGVPLHDAVKQQQERKSSVTVDLKSALKPFDSPESDSIVPLVSGAQVTIADIRQRALQNNLQIKVAKMDPELARQSLREEQAKFDQVIFAYAKYAEKDLPAMAGDKVILKSDNALLNGELAKLNLDAQNKQYWDVEAGVKVPLRTGGTVTLSAPLENQQSLGKFASDQYRSALRFSFSQPLLRNAGQQVNEASIRVAELDRDGVQLKTRLQTIRIVTTVDKAYWALYEAWAALDVRKNQFEYASQNLAMVKRRVQEGLTAAVEINRAQIGVADRMEALIVAETSLKLAQRQLQFLLNDLPDEQTPSPWVPMTAPNLVKFEFDRAHLIRDALESRIELLDQELKLSADLVQIDYLQNQTLPLFTLDYQYGALSGAGGRFGDIGQDLFDGRYRDWSVGLKFEMPVSNEARKAKLDWAVAQRMQRLTTKTLQTLTVKREIHDALDQVDQNWQRIIAARQQVLVAGINYEAELKQFNEGLRTMTEVLETLTRLGEAQLKEIRAISDYQVSLVDVAYATGTVLGHGQISLQ from the coding sequence ATGACGCGTTGGCCTGTATTGGCAATGTTTTGCCTGGCTTGCCCTTGGACTGCGCTCCTAGCCGATGAAATGACGGACACGCGTGCGCGGCAGCGGCTACAAAAACCCGAAGGGCGCGCGCTGGAAACCTACAGCCAGCAACCAGGCGTACCGCTGCACGATGCCGTGAAGCAACAGCAAGAGCGTAAATCATCGGTCACTGTCGATTTAAAAAGTGCGTTAAAACCGTTTGATAGCCCGGAAAGCGACAGCATTGTGCCGCTGGTGTCGGGCGCGCAGGTCACGATTGCGGATATTCGCCAGCGCGCGTTGCAAAACAATTTGCAGATTAAGGTGGCCAAAATGGACCCCGAGCTGGCCCGGCAATCACTGCGTGAAGAGCAGGCCAAATTTGACCAGGTGATTTTTGCCTATGCCAAATACGCTGAAAAAGACTTGCCTGCCATGGCGGGCGATAAGGTGATTCTTAAGTCAGACAATGCGCTATTAAATGGTGAGCTGGCTAAGCTCAACCTTGATGCCCAAAACAAGCAGTATTGGGATGTTGAGGCTGGTGTCAAAGTACCTTTGCGCACCGGTGGCACGGTCACCTTGAGTGCGCCGCTGGAAAACCAGCAAAGCCTGGGCAAGTTTGCCAGCGACCAGTACCGTAGTGCCTTGCGCTTTTCGTTTAGCCAGCCCTTGTTGCGCAATGCAGGCCAGCAGGTGAATGAGGCCAGTATCCGCGTCGCTGAGTTAGATAGAGATGGCGTTCAGCTGAAAACCCGCTTGCAGACCATCCGCATTGTGACCACGGTTGATAAAGCTTATTGGGCGCTGTATGAGGCGTGGGCTGCGTTGGATGTACGTAAAAATCAGTTTGAATATGCCAGCCAAAACCTTGCCATGGTCAAGCGCCGGGTGCAAGAAGGGTTGACGGCGGCGGTAGAAATCAATCGCGCCCAAATTGGTGTGGCAGACCGCATGGAGGCGCTGATTGTGGCTGAAACCAGTCTCAAGTTGGCACAACGACAGTTGCAGTTTTTGCTTAATGACTTGCCCGATGAACAGACACCGTCACCCTGGGTGCCGATGACCGCCCCCAATCTGGTCAAGTTTGAATTTGATCGTGCGCACCTGATTCGTGATGCCCTCGAGAGCCGCATTGAGTTGCTGGATCAGGAGCTGAAGTTGAGCGCAGACCTGGTACAGATTGATTATCTGCAAAATCAGACGTTGCCGCTTTTCACGCTGGACTACCAATATGGCGCTTTATCGGGTGCTGGCGGGCGTTTTGGTGACATTGGCCAAGACTTGTTTGATGGCCGCTATCGAGATTGGTCGGTCGGGTTGAAGTTTGAAATGCCGGTGAGTAACGAGGCGCGCAAAGCCAAGCTGGACTGGGCGGTGGCGCAACGCATGCAGCGACTCACCACCAAAACGTTGCAAACGCTGACCGTGAAACGTGAGATTCATGACGCACTGGATCAAGTCGACCAGAATTGGCAGCGTATTATTGCGGCACGTCAGCAGGTGCTGGTGGCTGGCATTAACTACGAAGCTGAGCTCAAACAGTTTAACGAAGGCTTGCGCACCATGACTGAGGTGCTGGAAACATTGACGCGTCTGGGCGAGGCACAGTTAAAAGAAATCCGCGCAATCAGTGATTATCAGGTGTCATTGGTCGATGTGGCTTACGCCACCGGCACCGTGCTTGGGCACGGTCAAATCAGCTTGCAGTAG